A region of the Oceanispirochaeta sp. genome:
CACAGACTCTGGCTCTGAAAGGGAATCCCGAAGAAATTTATCGCGGGAATCGGAAATTTGGCTGCCTGGAGGGTCCGCAGCTCTTAAAAAGAGAGGGATGGTATTATCTGATAGCTGCCGAAGGCGGAACCGGTTATGGACATGCCGTTCAGGTTTCACGGTCCAGAATGATTAATGGTCCTTACGAGATGGATACCACAGGGCCGCTTCTTACTTCCCGCATCAATCCCCGCCCCGCAGAAAATGACTATACCGAGGATTTTCTGAAACCTCATTTCTATAACCCTGAACTTAAACTTCAGAAGGCCGGTCATGGAAGCCTCATCGAAGACGACAAAGGACGGAGCTGGCTGTTTCACCTCTGTGCCCGTCCCCTGATGCCCCAGATGCGCTGTGTTCTGAACAGGGAAACCTCCCTTCAGAAGGTGATATGGAAAGAGGGCTGGCCCGTCCTGATGACAGGAGGCTGTCACCCGGCAGACAGCATTGAAATCGATGGAGACATAGAACAGACGCAAGACATCAGCTGTCAAGGGATTGATAACTTTGATACAAAGACCCTGGGAACTCAATGGTACAGCCTGAAGGCCCCTCTTGAAGAAAACTGGTGCTCCCTGACGAAGACTCCGGGAGTCTTGAGCATACGGGGAAGGAATTCCACATACTCCGCTCATGATACCAGCCTTGTAGCCCGCCGGATTCAGCATTTCAACTGCCTGATAGAGACGACCCTGGATTTTAATCCCGGCTCCTATCGTCAGATGGCAGGATTAATGGTTCTCACCGGCAGCCGGACCTATTACTACCTGAGAAAATTCTACAGCCGCAAACTTCAAAGCGTAGCCCTTGGAATCCTGGTCAGCCGCAATGGAGAGCCCGCGGAACTTCATGAAACAGTGACCTCTGTTCCCGGAGACTCGGAAATAACTCTCCGCTGCCGGATCAATCAACCCCTCCTGCAGTTTTCCTATCAGATAGGGAACAGCAAAGAGATCCGCGTCGGATCACCCCAGGATGCATCCATCCTGAGTGATGAATACACCAATAACGGCCCCGGCGCCTTTGACGGCAGCTTCTGCGGCATGACTGCTCAGGATCTGGACAGACACAGCCAGTGGGCCGAATTTTCAAATTTCAGCTACAGGGAGATTGAATCAGAATGAAAGATATTTATACATTTCCGGAAAACTTCAAATGGGGAACCGCAACAGCTTCCTACCAGATCGAAGGAGCTGTCAATGAAGATGGCAGAGCCCCCAGTATCTGGGACACCTTCGCCCATAAATCCGGGAAAATTGATGATAATATGACTGGGGATGTCACTTGTGACCATTATCATAAATACAAGGAAGACATCGCCCACATGAAAGATCTGGGTATCAGGAATTACCGATTTTCCCTGTCCTGGTCCAGAATTATCCCGGAGGGATCTGGAAAGGTGAACCAGAAAGGCCTGGATTTCTACAGCAGGCTGGTCGACGAATTACTGACTGCCGGAATAACCCCCTATGCGACTCTCTTTCACTGGGACCTGCCCCAGGCCCTGCAGGACGCAGGAGGATGGGCCAACCGGGAGACAGCCTATAAGTACAGAGACTATGCCGATGTGGTCTGTACTGCCCTGGGAGGCCGGGTCAAAAACTGGATGACCCATAATGAACCATGGGTTCATTCCTTTGTGGGCCACCTTTACGGAGATCATGCTCCGGGACTGAAAGACTTAAAAACGGCTCTTCAAACGGCCCATCATATGCTTCTGGCTCATGGTCTGGCCATCCCTGTGATCAGAGAAAAATCTCCCGGCGCCCGTATCGGTATCGTCAACAACCTGGAATGGATCGAACCAGCCTCTATGGATTCCCGGGACAGGGATGCGGCGGACCGCCATGACGGAGCTTTCAACCGCTGGTTCCTGGACCCGGTCTTTTACGGCAGCTATCCCAAAGATATGATGGACTGGTATGGTTCGGATGCTCCCGAGATTCTGTCGGGAGATATGAAAACAATCAGTGCTCCCATAGACTTTCTGGGGGTGAATTTTTATACAAGAAGAATCATTGCCCATGAAAATCACGGAAATTTCCTGAAGTGCAGACAGGTCCGATATCCTTTCATGAAGAAGTCTAATTATGAAGAGTGGGAAAATAATGCGGAAGGTTTGTACCGCCTGCTGATCCGGCTGAAGACAGACTACGGCAACCCCGAAATGATGATCACAGAAAATGGCACTCCACTACCGGATGTTCTGGAAGCAAACGGAGAGGTTCATGATCCGGAAAGGATTGATTACCTTTACAGGCATATGGGTGCGGCCTGGCAGGCGATTGAAGACGGAGTCAGACTGAAGGGTTACTTTGTCTGGTCCCTGCTGGACAATTTCGAGTGGTGTCTGGGCTTTACGAAGCGCTTCGGCCTTCTCTATACAGACTATGAAACAGGGAAGCGTATTGTCAAAGACAGCGGACACTGGTATTCAGATGTGTGCCGGAAGAACAGAATAGAGTTGTAAGTAAAATTATCAATATTCTAATCCCCGGATGAAGCATTCATCAAGTCTTTATAAGCGGCTTCCATCAGTAAGAAAAACGACTGTCCTTCCGGAGCAACCCCAGAGCTGACAAACTGGGGAGCTCCGCAGACTCCTTGAACAAGTCCATCCTGATCTACTTTTTTATGGACGGCCTCCCGAATATTCTTTGCCACTTCAAAATAGGAAGGATTAATCCATTTTGATTCAAGACAGCGGAAAATGGTATAGCCAATCATCTGAGCTGAATTTGTTTCAACAAAAGAAGAGGGTTGATCCAGAACATCATGGAAAAGAAAATCTTCCCGGGTATAGGAAAGAAAACTATCAATCAGTTCTCGAAGATGATCTAATAATTGTTGTTTCTCAACAAGAAATTCATTCCCCAGGGTCTTCAGTACTCGGACAATTCCCGCGGCAGCCCATCCATTACCGACTCCCCAGTAACTTTTCCGCAGGAAGGTCTGTGTTTTATCATCCCAGATATGAGAGTAGAGTTTCCTGTCTTCATCATATAAACAGTCTTTCATTCCCATGAGTTGATTTAAGGCCTCTTCTTTGCAGCCATAAGCCGCTAAAAACGGAGGGGACATATACATAGAATCCACCCAGATCTGAGGCTCCTTTACCAGATGATAAATGATTCCTTTGGGGGACCTGGGAGCCAGATTCAGAAGATAATCAGCCATTTTTTTCACAGCTTGCTGCAAGGTCATATCATGGGAGGTTCTTGCTGTAAAGACTAAGGCTTCTCCGATGGCAGCGTGATCTGTCACGGCAGTGGGTTCACCCATGGATGCAAGACGCCCATCCTCAATTTGACGACAGACGGCCTCGCGGCAGAGGAGTAGCACTCTCTTGTACTCTCTCCTCTCAAGAAAAGCTTGAGCAGCAACACCTTGCTCCCAAGAATACCTTTGCATACATAGAAGGGCCAATGCAACATTTTTTATAATAATATCATCCATAATCAACCTGTCCTATCCCAGTACACAGTACCATAAGCTATCATATTTTGTTTTGCAGCGGAAAAACTTTTTTATACTCCCGGAATAGAATATGGTAAGATTTCTCCAAATAGATTTAATTAGATGATATTATGAAAGTCTAAAATGACTACACATGAAAGCTACTTCAATGAAACTATCTCTGGAATTCCAGCTGCGATTTATAAAGGAATTTCGAGATGAAATTTATCCGATTTATAAACACCGGAATTATAGACTTAAACGATACAGAGAGGAGGCAGATACACCTGCTCATTCTATTAAGTTCAATAAATTTCATCACCACTTTTCTATATATGATTTTTTATATAAAGTTGGGTTTCAATGGTGCTTTTTTTATAAATTTTATCGCTGAATTTTCATACCTTTTGATTCCGATTCATTTCATGAAAAAGAAATACTATTTTGCGAAAGTACATGTATTAATCACTTTTTTTATCAACATCCTAATATTGAGCGGATTGTTCTTTATGAAAGAATCCAACCTGCACTATTATCTAATTGCCATTCCTATCTATTATTTCCTACTATTTGGTTTTAAATCTAGTTTTTTAAAGATACTCTATCTTTTAGTACCCTGTTTCTTTTTTACATATCTGGAACTATTTATATACAGGCCATTCTTATTGCCCCTTAGTTCGATGGAAATCAGAGTTTTCAGCTCTACTTCAATTTTCGGCCTATCATCTTTGATTTTTTTAATGCTTTGGTTTTCGGGAAATCTAATTATGAAAGAGCAACAAAGATTGGAACAAACAATCAAAAAACTGCAATCTGCACTTGCAGAAGTAAAGACCTTAAAGGGTTTATTACCAATTTGTTCAAAGTGCAAGAATATTAGAGACGATGGATACTGGAAACGCCTTGAAGAATATATAGAAGAAAATTCAGATGCCAATTTCAGCCACGGTCTTTGCCCGGATTGCGCAGAAGAACTTTACGGTAATCAGCCCTGGTTTGATAAAGAGAAAATACATTGACCATCGTCAAGATTACCTTTCAAAATTGGACTCCCCAGAAAGATATATACAGGACCTCCCGAAGCAGTATATCCAGGGAAATAAAATATTGTTCAATCAAGAAAAGTACATATTTACGATATTTTAAATATGCACCTTAAATATTTCCATTCATGATGCTCTTCAAAAATGGGGAGGATTATCAAGGAGAGTCTTAAACACCGAACAGCCCGGAATCATTATGCATCACTGTATGTTGTTCGGGCAATGATTTCTTCCTGCAAGTCTCCGGCAAGCTCGACAAAGTAGGCGGTGTACCCGGCAACACGTACTGTAAGCCCCTTATACTGTTCTGGATGGGCTCTGGCTGCCAGAAGGTCCTCCTTTCTAAGGACATTGAACTGGACATGATTGATATGAAGCCTGACAAAAGTTCGAAGCAGTTGTGTAAACTTGAGAATACCTGTCTCTGTTTTGAAAAAATCAGGCAGAAATTTCATATTCAGCAGGGAGCCGTTGCTGCTGTGCTCCGGGTTTATCTTTGAGACCGACTTCAATAATGCCGTAGGCCCGCTGACATCACGGCCATACATGGCGGAGACCCCACCGTCAGCCAGGGGATCTTTGGCCAGACGCCCATCTGGTGAAGCTCCCACATTATGGCCCATCGGGATGTGGGCAGAAACAGTATACAAACCGGTGTGGTAGTGTCCTCCACGGGCGTTGGTGAACTCTTTCATACGCCCGGCAAAGAATCCTACCCAGAAAGCACCTATTTCATCGACCCAGTCAATATCATTGCCATATTTGGGAATCTTATTCAGGATTCTCTGCCGCAGGATTTCATTGTTCTGGTAGTTATTCCTCAAAGCGTCCAGCAATTCGGAACTGCTGATGCTCTTATCTTCAAATACCATTTTTTTAATAACAGCCAGACTATCTGCCAGATTAGCGACCTGTATGGCCTGAATACCGGAAAGGTTATAGAGAGCCCCTCCTGCGGTGACATCCTGTGCAGATTCCTGACAGCCTTCAATGACAGATGAAAGAAACGCCGAGGGGACGACTTCGGCATGAATACGATCCACTTTGTCACACATCAGCATCATCCGATCAACAAAATGATCCATCTGCTTTCTGTAGGCGGTTTCAAGTTCTTCATAGCTTTTATAACTTTCCAAAGTCCCCAGGGGAAGACCGATCTGTTTACCCGAAAGCAGGCACACCCCGTTATTCAAAGTGAGCTCAAGAACCTTTACCAGGTTAAACATGGCCGCATCACTCCAGCCCAGAGCATTGCCATGGGTTGTCAGTTCCACACAGCCGACAATGGCATAATTGACGGCATCCTCATGTTTAATACCCTGAGCTTCTAAAGCCGGTATGATGCTCTCATCATTAAAGATCTGAGGCATCCCGCTCCCTCTTCCGATAACCCGGGAACACTCCTCTAAGAAGTCCTGGGCACTATCCTTAAAAAGTCTGGCAGACAGGTTAGGTTGAGGAAGCCCCAGATGATCCTGAGCTTTCAGCATCAGGAAGGACAGCTCATTAGAACTGTCCCTGCCGTCAGGACTCTGTCCGCCCAAAGCCACATTAAAGCCGATGGGAAATCCTGCAAAGTATTTGGCACTGTTGGAATTTCTCAAGTAAACGATCTGATTAAACTTTAACCAGAGTGCTTCCACCAGTTCCAGGGATGAATCAAAATTCAGACCCCCTGATTCCATATCCTTTTTCCAATAAGGGTACAGATACTGATCGGCTCTTCCCGGAGAAAAAGAAGACGCATTGGATTCCATCTGGAGCAGAACATAGAGGAACCATAAGGACTGGAGAGCATCTCTGAAATTTTCAGGAGCCTCTTCAACAAGCCTTCTACAACTCGCGGCTATTTCAAGAGATTCCAATGTCCGGCTTTGATCCTCTGAGGCCAGCTGCTCTGCCAGATCCGCATAACGCCGGATAAAAACCTGAGCTGCAGAGAGTACAATGATTTCTGCCTCATAGAATTCACGCTGTTCTACTGTCAGTTCTGCGCTTTTGTCCTTCAGATAGGATTGGACTTCTTTTTTCAGACCGGCAGGACCGATTCTGAGCCATTTCTCTGTATCCGGACAGATATGCCCCTGGGGATGATCTTTCTGATTGATCTTTGCCACAAGTCCGATTGCGGAAATCTCATCTCCGTGGCGTGCCCGGATGATATCTTCAAGGGTCCTTCCTTTCCAGTAGGGAAGGATCTCTTCCCGGAAAGTGACAATATCTTCGGGTCTGACCCTAAACTTGTCCTGGGGTCTGGTTTCAAGACTTTCAATCTCATCATCGATCCAGGAGATTCCCGCTTCAGGTGAAACAACTCCTGCCCGGACTTCGGCGGTCCGGTTCCCGACAATGAGTTCTCCCGGATAGATCTTAATTCTTATTTCTTCCAGAGCTTTAGCCAGGGCATAGGCCCTGTTCATCCTTCTGGATTCTCCTTCATGTTCTTTGTAGGAGTCGGTAATGAGCTATGCCTGTTCAAGGGACAGAGAACGGTCTTCCTCGAGCATCTGTTTCTTCAAAGATTCAATGCGGCCAGACTGGGATAATTCTCTGATAAAGGAAATAGTTTCTTCTCTGTTCTTCATATAAGTCCTCTACTGTTCCATTGATTATTTGACTAATTTATCCACCGCGTAATAAACCGCACCGATGGCCTGAGCAAATTGGGCAACAGTAAATTGTTCATCCCCTTCCAGTTGCTTCATCAGGGGTGTATGGGCCAGGTCTGAATCGGCAATTTCAAATTCGATCTCGGGTACAATATTTCTGGCTCCTTTTTCCATTGACGTAAAACAGGCCTTTCTTTTAACCAGACGGCCGAACAATATCCGTTTTTTGGCTTTGGGCCTCAGCAGTTTTTCGGTTTCCACAAGAGCAACTCCCAGGGACTCTCCGATATCCTGCCATATTCTATGATTCACCTCATCATTCTCTCTCTCCAGCAGAGTCATCATATGCTCCAGAAAGGGTTTTCTCATATCAGGATTCTCCGAAGGAACAACAAAACGTCCTTTAGATTCACCCTCTACCTCAACCTGAATTTCCCGAACAAGTTCTTTCTCTAGAAGCTCTTCAAATAATTCGGGTCTCTCTTCTGGAAAATACTTCATGGCCAGACGAAAGACGCCGCTCTGACTGGCATATTTCTGGAGGGTTCCCGGTAGATCGGTATTAAAATTTTTCACACTCCGCAGATCATCTGCATGAAAATCTCTTTCGGGATAGCTGCCAAGATCAATGATACAGTTGTAAACTTCCAGGGGGATGTCCGGAATGGAACCGTCCTCCCTCACCCATCCTGTTCCCAACTCTGTGCCCAGAGTATGAGCGAAAAAGCCTCCCTGCAGAGATTCGGTCTCTCCGGATGCAGCCTGCTCAACAGCAGCGGTAAAAGCAGCCATAGGACCGTCATTGGTCATGCTGACTAACCCCTCTTTTTTACAGAACTCTTTCAGCTTATCATCAAGATGGGTCAGCTGCTTAAAGTCGGATTCATAGTCAATTTCCGGATTCAGGCGGATACCTCGGGTTTTATATACTTCACCGCCCACAATTTTATTGTTGACGACCACATCGGGAAAACACATACCGATTCCATCGAGCAAACCATCCTGTATACCGACATAGGACTCCATCTCATTACATGCTTTTTGAATCAGTTTAATATCTGTTTTTTCAGCCATAGCCTGATCCAGGAGTAACAGGATTTCTTCGGGTACTATGAATGACCCGGAATGCAGGGCATTCCACAGTGTGAAAAGACGGGTTAACAGGACAATGGGATCTACCAGTTCTCTCGACTCTTTGAATAAGGGCGGAAACCAGTCATATTCCTTCATACAAAGGATACGGCCCTGGCCGATCAAAGCCAACTTGATATCCGTGCCTCCCACATCAATCCCCAGAATGGTCTTTTCACCCAGACCGTTCACAGAGCGGGTGAAAACATGGTCTCCAAAACTGAGCTCCTCGGGGTAGTAGGAGATACTTTCCAATTCATTGATATCCTTCATCTGCATTGAAAAATGTAAATCATAATCCGGAGAAAGGGCATCCAGCATTCTGTCTATGACATTAATACAACGGCCATAGCCCTTTCTTTCATTCCTGCTCAGTTTCAGATCAAACCCTTCTATCAGTTCTGCAACAAGAGATCTGCAGGTCTCATTATTCTGATCA
Encoded here:
- a CDS encoding family 43 glycosylhydrolase — translated: QTLALKGNPEEIYRGNRKFGCLEGPQLLKREGWYYLIAAEGGTGYGHAVQVSRSRMINGPYEMDTTGPLLTSRINPRPAENDYTEDFLKPHFYNPELKLQKAGHGSLIEDDKGRSWLFHLCARPLMPQMRCVLNRETSLQKVIWKEGWPVLMTGGCHPADSIEIDGDIEQTQDISCQGIDNFDTKTLGTQWYSLKAPLEENWCSLTKTPGVLSIRGRNSTYSAHDTSLVARRIQHFNCLIETTLDFNPGSYRQMAGLMVLTGSRTYYYLRKFYSRKLQSVALGILVSRNGEPAELHETVTSVPGDSEITLRCRINQPLLQFSYQIGNSKEIRVGSPQDASILSDEYTNNGPGAFDGSFCGMTAQDLDRHSQWAEFSNFSYREIESE
- a CDS encoding GH1 family beta-glucosidase, whose protein sequence is MKDIYTFPENFKWGTATASYQIEGAVNEDGRAPSIWDTFAHKSGKIDDNMTGDVTCDHYHKYKEDIAHMKDLGIRNYRFSLSWSRIIPEGSGKVNQKGLDFYSRLVDELLTAGITPYATLFHWDLPQALQDAGGWANRETAYKYRDYADVVCTALGGRVKNWMTHNEPWVHSFVGHLYGDHAPGLKDLKTALQTAHHMLLAHGLAIPVIREKSPGARIGIVNNLEWIEPASMDSRDRDAADRHDGAFNRWFLDPVFYGSYPKDMMDWYGSDAPEILSGDMKTISAPIDFLGVNFYTRRIIAHENHGNFLKCRQVRYPFMKKSNYEEWENNAEGLYRLLIRLKTDYGNPEMMITENGTPLPDVLEANGEVHDPERIDYLYRHMGAAWQAIEDGVRLKGYFVWSLLDNFEWCLGFTKRFGLLYTDYETGKRIVKDSGHWYSDVCRKNRIEL
- a CDS encoding glycoside hydrolase family 88 protein — translated: MDDIIIKNVALALLCMQRYSWEQGVAAQAFLERREYKRVLLLCREAVCRQIEDGRLASMGEPTAVTDHAAIGEALVFTARTSHDMTLQQAVKKMADYLLNLAPRSPKGIIYHLVKEPQIWVDSMYMSPPFLAAYGCKEEALNQLMGMKDCLYDEDRKLYSHIWDDKTQTFLRKSYWGVGNGWAAAGIVRVLKTLGNEFLVEKQQLLDHLRELIDSFLSYTREDFLFHDVLDQPSSFVETNSAQMIGYTIFRCLESKWINPSYFEVAKNIREAVHKKVDQDGLVQGVCGAPQFVSSGVAPEGQSFFLLMEAAYKDLMNASSGD
- a CDS encoding formate C-acetyltransferase/glycerol dehydratase family glycyl radical enzyme, which translates into the protein MTDSYKEHEGESRRMNRAYALAKALEEIRIKIYPGELIVGNRTAEVRAGVVSPEAGISWIDDEIESLETRPQDKFRVRPEDIVTFREEILPYWKGRTLEDIIRARHGDEISAIGLVAKINQKDHPQGHICPDTEKWLRIGPAGLKKEVQSYLKDKSAELTVEQREFYEAEIIVLSAAQVFIRRYADLAEQLASEDQSRTLESLEIAASCRRLVEEAPENFRDALQSLWFLYVLLQMESNASSFSPGRADQYLYPYWKKDMESGGLNFDSSLELVEALWLKFNQIVYLRNSNSAKYFAGFPIGFNVALGGQSPDGRDSSNELSFLMLKAQDHLGLPQPNLSARLFKDSAQDFLEECSRVIGRGSGMPQIFNDESIIPALEAQGIKHEDAVNYAIVGCVELTTHGNALGWSDAAMFNLVKVLELTLNNGVCLLSGKQIGLPLGTLESYKSYEELETAYRKQMDHFVDRMMLMCDKVDRIHAEVVPSAFLSSVIEGCQESAQDVTAGGALYNLSGIQAIQVANLADSLAVIKKMVFEDKSISSSELLDALRNNYQNNEILRQRILNKIPKYGNDIDWVDEIGAFWVGFFAGRMKEFTNARGGHYHTGLYTVSAHIPMGHNVGASPDGRLAKDPLADGGVSAMYGRDVSGPTALLKSVSKINPEHSSNGSLLNMKFLPDFFKTETGILKFTQLLRTFVRLHINHVQFNVLRKEDLLAARAHPEQYKGLTVRVAGYTAYFVELAGDLQEEIIARTTYSDA